A window of Neisseria canis contains these coding sequences:
- a CDS encoding AAA family ATPase, whose translation MFEEKLNIAKKTDSLPELKNEELTIKSGETTIIIGANGSGKTKLAVYLEEQLGEKAHRISAHRALNLDPSVDKIPENRAKLSLMYGNSSWAKTVDDRKSARWNNKLSTSLLNDFNQLLQYLFAQQNNLAVANNQKINQGIAITESETKLDKLKKVWELLLPHKKLHLTADDIQVSSINTENSQYSASEMSDGERAVFYILGQVLSANENSILIFDEPELHIHKSIISNLWDKVEELRPDCAFIMITHDIEFAATRAAKKYVIHSYYPDPAWNIAAVPDSEFDEQTVTLILGSRKPILFVEGGNTSLDIEIYRHCYPEWTIIPKGSCKDVIQAVSSLDKLNQDMPLLNIRCAGIVDRDTREQSEIDSLNSLNIKVLAVSEIENIFSLTSTAKEILKLEGFRDVELEGKLAQYKENLLDFIKENLRDDKLDKFVIKRIQRHIDRYLKNINLSASYSSDQMKNLLISEVRNLANNQIEQWISEMKDEIETCFNNGDIDKLLEIYESKGGLLNKTASILKSTRKDEFEKWLIRQLKNQESELLQVIKQNLPSI comes from the coding sequence ATGTTTGAAGAAAAATTAAATATTGCTAAAAAAACCGATTCATTACCAGAGCTTAAAAATGAAGAACTAACTATTAAATCAGGGGAAACAACCATTATCATTGGAGCGAATGGTTCAGGAAAAACGAAATTAGCAGTTTATTTAGAAGAACAACTAGGAGAAAAAGCACATCGAATTTCAGCACATAGGGCGCTAAATTTAGACCCAAGTGTAGATAAAATACCTGAAAACCGAGCTAAACTAAGCCTTATGTATGGTAATTCTAGTTGGGCTAAAACAGTTGATGATAGAAAATCAGCTCGCTGGAATAATAAATTATCAACGTCACTATTAAATGATTTTAACCAACTTCTCCAATATTTATTTGCTCAGCAAAATAACCTTGCTGTTGCAAACAACCAAAAAATTAATCAAGGTATAGCAATTACAGAAAGTGAGACGAAGCTAGATAAACTAAAAAAAGTTTGGGAACTATTATTGCCACATAAAAAGCTGCATTTAACAGCAGATGATATTCAGGTTTCTTCTATAAATACAGAAAACAGCCAATACTCAGCATCAGAAATGAGTGATGGTGAACGTGCTGTATTTTACATTTTAGGCCAGGTACTCTCTGCTAATGAAAATTCAATTTTAATTTTTGATGAACCTGAATTACATATCCATAAATCAATTATTTCAAATCTATGGGATAAAGTTGAAGAGCTGCGCCCTGATTGCGCTTTTATAATGATTACACACGATATTGAATTTGCCGCAACCAGAGCAGCCAAAAAATATGTTATTCATAGCTATTACCCTGACCCTGCTTGGAATATTGCAGCCGTGCCTGATAGCGAATTTGATGAACAAACTGTTACATTAATTTTAGGTAGCCGGAAACCTATTCTTTTTGTTGAAGGAGGAAATACTAGCTTAGACATTGAAATTTATCGGCATTGCTATCCAGAATGGACAATTATTCCAAAAGGCTCCTGCAAAGATGTTATTCAAGCAGTCTCTTCCTTAGACAAGTTAAATCAAGATATGCCACTATTAAATATAAGATGTGCTGGCATAGTTGATCGTGATACAAGAGAACAGTCTGAAATAGATTCTTTAAATTCATTGAATATTAAAGTATTGGCAGTTTCTGAAATTGAAAATATTTTTAGCTTAACTTCCACAGCAAAAGAAATATTAAAATTAGAAGGATTTCGTGATGTAGAATTAGAAGGGAAATTAGCTCAGTATAAAGAAAATCTATTAGATTTTATTAAAGAAAATTTAAGAGATGATAAGCTGGATAAATTTGTAATTAAACGGATTCAAAGACATATTGATAGGTACTTAAAAAATATTAATTTATCAGCAAGTTATAGTAGTGACCAAATGAAAAATTTGCTTATTTCAGAAGTGAGAAATTTAGCAAATAACCAAATAGAACAATGGATTTCTGAAATGAAAGATGAAATTGAAACTTGTTTTAATAATGGTGACATAGATAAACTATTGGAAATCTATGAGAGCAAAGGTGGGTTATTAAATAAAACAGCCTCAATATTAAAAAGTACGAGAAAAGATGAGTTTGAGAAATGGCTAATACGACAATTAAAAAATCAAGAGAGTGAGCTTTTACAGGTTATTAAACAAAATCTACCTAGTATTTAG
- the hrpA gene encoding ATP-dependent RNA helicase HrpA, with protein MQQPDFTQTLSRDRHFLQNAFKNPKRFGGIEAVQKKYQKSHDVFLKRQAALPKPQYDGTLPVHERLNDIKTAIQNNQVTIICGETGSGKTTQLPKICLELGRGAAGLIGHTQPRRLAARSVAERIAEELGSNIGQTVGYKVRFNDNTSRDAYVKLMTDGILLAETQTDRFLTAYDTIIIDEAHERSLNIDFLLGYLKQLLPRRPDLKVIITSATIDAERFSKHFNNAPVLEVSGRTFPVDILYRPLHSQDEDEAEIELTDAIVDAADELARLGGGDILVFLPGEREIREAAEALRKSPLRRDDEILPLFARLSNAEQHKIFHPSGSKRRIVLATNVAETSLTVPGIKYVIDTGLARVKRYSARAKVEQLHVEKISQAAARQRSGRCGRVSAGVAVRLYSEEDFNERPAFTDPEIIRSNLAAVILRMAALKLGDVAAFPFLEAPDQRYINDGFQVLLELGAVEEAV; from the coding sequence ATGCAGCAGCCCGACTTCACCCAAACGCTCTCCCGCGACCGCCATTTCCTGCAAAACGCCTTCAAAAACCCCAAACGCTTCGGCGGCATCGAAGCAGTGCAGAAAAAATACCAAAAATCGCACGACGTATTTTTAAAACGCCAAGCCGCGCTGCCCAAGCCGCAGTATGACGGCACGCTGCCGGTACACGAGCGTTTGAATGACATCAAAACCGCCATTCAAAACAACCAAGTCACCATTATTTGCGGCGAAACCGGTTCGGGCAAAACCACCCAGCTCCCGAAAATCTGCTTGGAGCTTGGGCGCGGTGCGGCGGGTTTGATCGGGCACACGCAGCCGCGGCGGTTGGCGGCGCGGTCGGTGGCGGAGCGGATTGCCGAAGAATTGGGCAGCAACATCGGCCAAACCGTCGGCTACAAAGTGCGTTTCAACGACAACACCTCGCGCGATGCCTATGTGAAGCTGATGACCGATGGTATTCTGCTCGCCGAAACGCAAACCGACCGCTTCCTCACCGCCTACGACACGATTATTATCGACGAAGCGCACGAACGCAGCCTCAACATCGATTTTCTGCTCGGCTACCTGAAACAGCTTCTGCCGCGCCGCCCCGATTTGAAAGTCATCATCACCTCGGCCACCATTGATGCCGAGCGCTTTTCCAAACATTTCAACAACGCGCCTGTGCTGGAAGTGAGCGGCCGCACCTTCCCCGTCGATATTCTCTACCGCCCGCTGCATTCGCAAGACGAAGACGAAGCGGAAATCGAGTTGACCGACGCGATTGTCGATGCCGCTGACGAACTGGCGCGGCTGGGCGGCGGCGACATTCTGGTGTTTCTGCCCGGCGAGCGCGAAATCCGCGAAGCCGCCGAAGCCTTGCGCAAATCGCCACTGCGCCGTGACGACGAAATCCTGCCGCTGTTTGCCCGCTTGTCGAACGCCGAACAGCACAAAATTTTCCACCCGAGCGGCAGCAAACGGCGCATCGTGCTGGCGACCAACGTGGCCGAAACCTCGCTTACCGTGCCGGGCATCAAATATGTGATCGACACCGGTTTGGCACGGGTCAAACGCTATTCCGCGCGCGCCAAAGTGGAGCAGCTTCATGTGGAAAAAATCTCCCAAGCCGCTGCCCGCCAACGCTCCGGCCGCTGCGGCCGCGTATCCGCCGGCGTAGCCGTGCGCCTGTACAGCGAAGAAGATTTCAACGAGCGCCCCGCCTTTACCGACCCCGAAATCATCCGCAGCAATCTGGCAGCAGTGATCCTGCGCATGGCCGCGTTGAAACTGGGCGATGTGGCGGCGTTTCCGTTTCTCGAAGCGCCTGACCAGCGTTATATTAATGATGGCTTTCAGGTGTTGTTGGAACTGGGGGCGGTGGAGGAGGCCGTCTGA
- a CDS encoding low molecular weight protein-tyrosine-phosphatase — protein sequence MKHTRNILFVCLGNICRSPMAEYVFRHKIQAAGLADRIKTDSAGTSGYHDGEGMHRGTAAVLRAKGIAHDDFVSSRVHPSDADKFDLFIVMDDSNLANLKQIVPLRDDRVVKLTDLIPESGYTHVPDPYYTGDFEETFRLVDAAADVLLNRLQTTD from the coding sequence ATGAAACACACCCGAAACATCTTATTCGTGTGCCTCGGCAACATCTGCCGCTCGCCGATGGCGGAATATGTGTTCCGCCACAAAATTCAAGCAGCCGGGTTGGCAGACCGGATTAAAACCGACAGCGCAGGCACTTCCGGCTACCACGACGGCGAAGGCATGCACCGCGGAACAGCCGCTGTTTTGCGAGCCAAAGGCATTGCCCACGATGATTTTGTCAGCTCGCGCGTGCACCCCTCCGATGCCGATAAATTCGACCTGTTTATCGTGATGGACGACAGCAATCTTGCCAATTTGAAACAAATCGTCCCTTTACGCGACGACCGGGTTGTTAAACTTACCGACCTGATTCCCGAATCCGGCTACACACATGTGCCCGATCCTTACTATACCGGCGATTTCGAAGAAACTTTCCGCTTGGTTGATGCCGCCGCCGATGTATTGCTCAACCGGCTCCAAACAACAGATTAA
- a CDS encoding conjugal transfer protein, translating into MNPHTLPDPRPYPADPVKNDLLLYAGQIAHSSSGAQTKLAEESLRAGIFGMFQQNHYLGLSVAMSMVPDAATYRALLNNLDDVLQAKTDDEIQWFALPVVLVAGCNQDLEISGKAPTIELAACLANYPHTRALTHATWLPNLVSASRLSAVNAGQWFAAKQNLDAAAELAASFPEETVAIPSGQSVHVVFALGYGSRAVLPVPGTNLREAALPLMQVWQENLAKPKLTLFTNPLSPATPLHALTEGSHMRLRMALDVFAANAIRAIRLQSPRVGVVAAAQAGGKLVFGFSATDHRFGLQPQVFSWPLSPMDRIETIQQDFLDLMVECQVEHIRLLHDVLPENGELPDYEQALKLAGHNPLFSQEA; encoded by the coding sequence ATGAACCCACACACCCTTCCCGACCCCCGCCCTTACCCGGCCGATCCGGTTAAAAACGATTTATTGCTTTATGCCGGCCAGATTGCCCATTCGAGCAGCGGCGCACAAACCAAGCTGGCGGAAGAATCACTGCGCGCAGGTATTTTCGGCATGTTTCAGCAAAACCATTACCTGGGTTTGTCGGTAGCCATGAGCATGGTGCCGGATGCTGCTACTTACCGTGCATTATTAAACAATCTGGACGATGTGTTGCAAGCCAAAACCGATGATGAAATCCAATGGTTTGCTTTGCCCGTGGTGTTAGTTGCGGGCTGCAACCAAGATTTGGAAATTTCCGGCAAAGCGCCCACTATCGAGCTTGCCGCCTGTTTGGCCAACTATCCGCACACCCGCGCGCTGACTCATGCCACTTGGCTGCCGAACTTGGTTTCAGCCTCCCGCCTTTCCGCCGTCAACGCAGGCCAATGGTTTGCAGCCAAGCAGAATCTCGATGCCGCCGCCGAATTGGCCGCTTCTTTCCCTGAAGAAACCGTTGCCATCCCATCTGGCCAATCGGTTCATGTGGTTTTTGCTTTAGGCTATGGCAGCCGTGCCGTTTTGCCGGTTCCCGGCACCAACCTGCGCGAAGCCGCACTACCGCTGATGCAGGTATGGCAGGAAAATTTAGCCAAACCGAAACTCACGCTCTTTACCAACCCTCTGTCGCCCGCCACTCCGCTGCACGCCCTTACCGAAGGCAGCCACATGCGCTTGCGTATGGCTTTGGATGTGTTTGCTGCCAATGCCATCCGCGCCATCCGCCTGCAAAGCCCGCGCGTCGGCGTGGTGGCAGCCGCACAAGCAGGCGGGAAACTGGTTTTCGGCTTCAGCGCCACCGACCACCGCTTCGGCCTGCAACCGCAAGTATTTTCGTGGCCGCTCTCCCCGATGGACCGTATCGAAACCATCCAGCAAGACTTTTTAGATTTGATGGTTGAATGCCAAGTGGAACATATCCGCCTGCTGCATGATGTTTTGCCTGAAAACGGCGAGCTGCCCGATTACGAACAGGCGCTGAAACTGGCAGGGCACAACCCTTTGTTTTCCCAAGAAGCCTAA
- the pilB gene encoding type IV-A pilus assembly ATPase PilB: protein MSVGLLRILVQSQVISNEQAAGFQEALKHNKDIAPMLFEANIITPEGLAGLLAKLFNYPLLDLSYYPRNNVLTDVLSEEAMVQNRCLPIFRRGNKVFLAVADPTQIQTYQKIAFTAGVTFDLVVVRSDQLDSILEWQNQRSTSILKEMSLEQDIAASSQALYIDNEEAEDGPIPRFIHKTLSDALSVGASDIHFEFYEQVARVRFRVDGQLREVVQPPLAVRGQLASRIKVMARLDISEKRVPQDGRIQIAFSKHGRPIDFRVNTLPTLFGEKVVMRILNSDASTLNIDQLGFEPFQKELLLEAIHRPYGMVLVTGPTGSGKTVSLYTCLNILNTENVNISTAEDPAEINLPGINQVNVNEKQGLTFASALKAFLRQDPDIIMVGEIRDLETADIAIKASQTGHMVFSTLHTNNAPATLSRLLNMGVAPFNIASSVSLIMAQRLLRRLCSCKAPVERPPVEALKHAGFTDEDLAKDWTLYRPVGCDRCRGKGFKGRAGVYEVMPITEEMQRVIMEGGNEVDILAMAYKEGMVDLRRAGLLKVMQGITSLEEVLASTND, encoded by the coding sequence ATGAGTGTAGGCTTACTTCGTATTCTGGTGCAAAGCCAGGTTATTTCTAATGAACAAGCAGCGGGATTTCAAGAAGCGCTGAAACACAACAAAGATATTGCGCCCATGCTGTTCGAGGCCAACATTATTACGCCGGAAGGTCTGGCGGGCTTGTTGGCGAAACTGTTCAATTATCCTTTACTGGATTTGTCTTATTATCCCAGAAACAACGTGCTGACCGATGTTTTGTCGGAAGAAGCAATGGTGCAAAACCGCTGCCTGCCGATTTTCAGGAGGGGCAATAAGGTATTTCTGGCGGTTGCCGATCCCACGCAAATTCAAACTTATCAAAAAATCGCATTTACAGCCGGCGTAACTTTCGACTTGGTTGTGGTGCGCAGCGACCAGCTGGATTCAATACTGGAATGGCAAAACCAGCGCTCCACTTCGATTCTGAAAGAAATGAGCCTGGAGCAGGATATAGCTGCTTCCTCTCAGGCTCTTTATATTGATAACGAAGAAGCCGAAGACGGCCCGATTCCGCGCTTTATCCATAAAACTCTGTCAGATGCACTCAGCGTCGGCGCATCCGATATTCACTTTGAATTTTACGAGCAAGTCGCGCGCGTACGTTTCCGTGTGGACGGCCAATTGAGGGAAGTGGTACAGCCGCCTTTGGCTGTACGCGGCCAACTGGCTTCGCGTATTAAGGTAATGGCGCGCTTGGATATTTCGGAAAAACGCGTTCCCCAAGACGGCCGTATCCAAATCGCTTTCTCCAAACACGGCCGCCCGATTGACTTCCGTGTAAATACACTGCCTACTTTGTTTGGTGAAAAAGTGGTAATGCGTATTCTGAACTCGGATGCCAGTACCCTTAATATCGACCAATTGGGTTTTGAGCCTTTCCAAAAAGAATTGTTGCTGGAAGCTATTCACCGTCCTTACGGCATGGTGCTGGTAACGGGGCCTACGGGTTCGGGTAAAACGGTTTCGCTTTATACCTGTTTGAATATTCTGAATACCGAAAATGTTAATATTTCCACTGCAGAAGATCCGGCAGAGATTAACTTACCCGGCATCAATCAGGTAAACGTTAATGAAAAGCAAGGCCTTACGTTCGCTTCTGCATTGAAAGCATTTTTGCGGCAGGATCCGGACATCATCATGGTGGGTGAGATTCGCGATTTGGAAACAGCGGATATTGCGATTAAAGCTTCTCAAACCGGCCATATGGTTTTTTCAACGCTGCACACCAATAACGCTCCGGCAACGCTTTCCCGTTTGCTTAATATGGGCGTGGCGCCGTTCAATATTGCTAGTTCTGTAAGCCTGATTATGGCTCAACGCCTATTGCGCCGTTTGTGCAGCTGCAAAGCACCAGTGGAACGCCCGCCTGTTGAAGCATTGAAACACGCCGGCTTTACGGACGAAGATTTAGCGAAGGATTGGACGCTTTACCGCCCCGTAGGTTGTGACCGCTGCCGCGGAAAAGGCTTTAAAGGCCGTGCCGGTGTTTATGAGGTTATGCCGATTACCGAGGAAATGCAGCGTGTGATTATGGAAGGCGGTAATGAGGTTGATATTCTAGCAATGGCCTATAAAGAAGGCATGGTTGATTTGCGCCGTGCCGGTTTGTTGAAAGTTATGCAAGGCATCACTTCTTTAGAAGAAGTGTTGGCGAGCACAAATGATTAA
- a CDS encoding type II secretion system F family protein, whose translation MASNQNTGGLFGIGTKDKGRRFTFEGKNTLTDQIVRGEVVAKDEEEARKKLQRRSIKPLRISKVKSTRKKKITQADITVFTRQLATMMKAGLPVMQAFEIVARGHSNPSMTQLLMQVRGDVEQGSPMSKAFAKHPKYFDRFYCNLIAAGETGGVLESLLDKLALYKEKTQAIKKKVKSALTYPIAIVVVAIALVMVMMMFVLPEFGKVYEGMGAELPGLTQVMMTISRFFVEWGWLIIILMIASVIAAVKAVQNSPSLQRRVDAWLLRMPIFGNIVRKATIARWARTTSSLFAAGVPLVEALDSVAGASGNILYEEATQDIRAKVNQGMSLTSSMQSTELFPNMVLQMASIGEEAGSLEDMLNKAAEFYEDEVDNAVAQLSSLMEPIIMVVLGSIIGVILVAMYLPLFNLGNVVG comes from the coding sequence ATGGCATCAAATCAAAATACGGGTGGTCTTTTCGGTATTGGTACAAAAGACAAAGGTAGACGTTTTACGTTTGAGGGCAAAAATACGCTGACCGACCAAATCGTTCGCGGCGAAGTGGTTGCCAAAGACGAGGAAGAAGCGCGTAAGAAGCTACAGCGGCGCAGCATTAAACCTTTGCGGATCAGTAAAGTAAAGAGCACCCGTAAGAAGAAAATCACACAAGCCGACATCACGGTGTTTACCCGTCAACTGGCAACTATGATGAAAGCAGGCCTGCCTGTAATGCAGGCATTTGAGATCGTTGCCCGAGGCCACTCAAATCCTTCGATGACGCAATTGCTGATGCAGGTTCGCGGCGATGTGGAACAAGGTAGCCCGATGTCGAAGGCTTTTGCTAAACATCCTAAATATTTCGACCGTTTTTACTGCAATTTGATCGCAGCCGGTGAAACAGGCGGTGTATTGGAAAGCCTGTTGGATAAGTTGGCATTGTATAAAGAAAAAACCCAGGCCATTAAAAAGAAAGTGAAAAGTGCCTTAACTTACCCGATTGCCATCGTGGTGGTTGCTATAGCCCTGGTAATGGTGATGATGATGTTTGTATTGCCAGAATTCGGTAAAGTATACGAGGGGATGGGCGCCGAATTGCCGGGTCTGACTCAAGTCATGATGACAATTTCCAGATTCTTTGTTGAGTGGGGTTGGTTGATTATTATCTTGATGATTGCTTCCGTGATTGCTGCTGTTAAAGCAGTGCAGAATTCACCCAGCTTGCAACGCCGTGTAGATGCTTGGCTGTTGCGCATGCCTATTTTCGGTAATATTGTAAGAAAAGCAACCATTGCGCGGTGGGCGCGGACGACATCCAGCTTGTTTGCCGCGGGCGTACCTTTGGTTGAAGCGCTGGATTCGGTGGCGGGTGCTTCGGGCAATATTTTATATGAAGAAGCAACACAGGATATCCGTGCGAAAGTAAATCAGGGTATGTCGTTAACTTCAAGTATGCAAAGCACCGAGCTTTTCCCGAATATGGTGTTGCAAATGGCTTCCATTGGTGAAGAAGCAGGTTCGTTGGAAGACATGTTGAACAAAGCGGCAGAATTTTATGAAGATGAAGTAGATAATGCTGTTGCACAATTGTCTTCATTAATGGAACCCATCATTATGGTGGTTTTAGGCTCCATTATCGGTGTGATCTTGGTTGCCATGTATCTGCCCTTGTTCAATCTGGGTAATGTTGTGGGCTAA
- a CDS encoding prepilin peptidase, whose protein sequence is MLWANMVAEIYAPFVVPIAVVFGLLVGSFLNVVIYRLPVMMEKQWTLFAKEHLNIGLTADEQKPFTLAHPPSRCPKCGAGVKAWQNIPILSYLLLKGRCGSCHTRISLRYPLVELLTGILFGVMAYQYGWTWLTLGGLVFTAILIALTFIDADTQYLPDSLTLPLIWLGLIYNLQGDFVPLQQAVLGAVVGYIGLWLLNYLFKKIRGIDGMGGGDFKLFAALGAWLGISTLPAIIFVAALVGLVAAIVMRVANTQQQIAFGPSLAIAGWLAFVANEPLRKGIAWWLNSSGLI, encoded by the coding sequence ATGTTGTGGGCTAATATGGTGGCTGAAATTTACGCGCCGTTTGTTGTGCCGATAGCAGTAGTGTTCGGTTTGCTGGTGGGCAGTTTTCTGAATGTTGTGATTTACCGTCTTCCGGTTATGATGGAAAAACAGTGGACACTGTTTGCTAAAGAACATCTTAACATTGGGCTGACGGCAGACGAGCAAAAGCCTTTTACTTTGGCACATCCTCCTTCACGCTGCCCAAAATGCGGGGCAGGTGTGAAGGCTTGGCAGAATATTCCGATTCTGAGTTATTTGTTGTTGAAAGGGCGATGCGGCAGTTGCCACACACGGATCAGCTTGCGCTACCCTCTGGTGGAATTGCTTACGGGAATATTGTTCGGTGTCATGGCTTACCAATACGGCTGGACATGGCTCACTTTGGGCGGCTTGGTATTTACGGCAATATTGATTGCGCTGACTTTTATTGACGCCGACACGCAATACTTGCCTGATTCTTTAACGCTGCCTCTGATTTGGCTGGGTTTGATTTATAACTTACAGGGTGATTTCGTACCTTTGCAGCAGGCGGTTTTGGGCGCAGTGGTAGGTTATATCGGTCTCTGGTTGCTTAATTATCTATTTAAAAAAATCCGCGGTATCGATGGCATGGGCGGCGGTGATTTTAAACTGTTTGCAGCACTGGGAGCATGGTTGGGTATCAGTACATTACCGGCAATTATCTTTGTGGCGGCTTTGGTGGGTTTGGTTGCGGCTATTGTGATGCGTGTGGCCAATACCCAACAGCAGATTGCATTCGGTCCAAGTTTGGCGATTGCAGGTTGGTTGGCTTTTGTTGCCAACGAACCTTTACGGAAAGGCATTGCTTGGTGGCTTAATTCTTCGGGATTGATATGA
- the coaE gene encoding dephospho-CoA kinase (Dephospho-CoA kinase (CoaE) performs the final step in coenzyme A biosynthesis.), translating into MTIWIGLTGGIGSGKSQAAAEFLHLDVPLIDADAISRQLTAPKGKALPIIRQVFGASLFDEHACLKRGELRNLVFSSEAAKHKLEALMHPLIADEISRQQSVYSDRPYGVIELPLLAEKPVFRVLVDRVLLIDCSRENRLKRVMQRSGLEEEEVRKIMAAQASDEQRRAIADDVLNNIGTLDELKAKVGRLHRFYQYLAQA; encoded by the coding sequence ATGACTATTTGGATCGGGTTAACCGGAGGCATCGGCAGTGGCAAATCTCAGGCTGCTGCCGAATTTTTGCATTTGGATGTGCCGTTGATTGATGCAGATGCAATCAGTAGGCAGTTAACTGCGCCGAAGGGTAAGGCTTTGCCTATTATCCGCCAAGTATTCGGAGCAAGCTTGTTTGATGAACATGCCTGTCTGAAAAGAGGAGAGTTGAGAAATTTGGTGTTTTCTTCGGAAGCCGCCAAACACAAGCTTGAAGCTTTAATGCATCCGTTGATTGCAGATGAGATAAGCCGGCAGCAATCTGTTTATTCAGACAGGCCTTATGGTGTGATAGAGCTTCCTTTGTTAGCCGAGAAACCGGTATTCCGTGTTTTAGTTGACAGAGTTCTGCTTATTGATTGCAGCCGGGAAAACCGGTTGAAGCGTGTGATGCAGCGCAGCGGGTTAGAGGAAGAAGAAGTGCGGAAGATTATGGCCGCGCAAGCCAGCGATGAGCAGCGCCGTGCAATTGCCGATGATGTTTTAAACAATATTGGAACATTGGACGAATTAAAGGCAAAAGTAGGAAGGCTGCATCGTTTTTATCAATATCTGGCGCAGGCATAA
- the yacG gene encoding DNA gyrase inhibitor YacG, with protein sequence MTEVLMVKCPTCGAEVAWVADNRYRPFCSERCKMIDLGAWANEDFKVEASEEEVFTGQLN encoded by the coding sequence ATGACGGAAGTATTGATGGTGAAATGCCCGACGTGTGGCGCCGAAGTGGCATGGGTTGCTGATAACCGATACCGCCCTTTTTGCAGCGAGCGTTGCAAAATGATTGATTTGGGCGCTTGGGCTAACGAAGACTTTAAAGTAGAAGCATCGGAAGAAGAAGTGTTTACCGGTCAGTTAAATTAG
- a CDS encoding chloride channel protein: protein MDRALTHKLSQTRRLSRKTIAFSFLLMGAALVSLVSLVFAKMADWALEENARLVQQYPWFAWAALPLGLMLIAWLTRRYAPYTSGSGIPQVLASLSLPYGAQKTRLVQFGRTLLKIPLTFFGMLIGASIGREGPSVQVGAAVMAEWGRWCKKRNLAFKGLQENDLLAAGAAGGLAAAFNAPLAGVVFAIEELGRGVMLRWERQIFIGILASGFVLVALEGNNPYFRGFRGFELPNMIVWVLGCALACGVAGGLFARLLSKGVDAVTPVRIRGWVRKHPVMLAGVMGLLLAAVGTLYQGETFGTGYHQASDALRGVYEAPAGVAAAKWVATVLSYWAGIPGGIFTPCLTIGAMIGQHISDLSGIQIGTNVVVLICMTAFLAAATQSPLTASVVVMEMTGSQNLLFWLLIGSIFASQVSRQFSPKPFYHLAGARYRHRIQEAYAAERAAKLAQADANDEKQQGEK from the coding sequence ATGGATCGCGCGCTAACGCACAAACTTTCGCAAACCCGCCGCCTCTCGCGCAAAACGATTGCTTTTTCGTTTTTGTTGATGGGGGCGGCTTTGGTGTCTTTGGTGTCATTGGTGTTTGCTAAGATGGCGGATTGGGCATTGGAGGAAAATGCCCGATTGGTGCAGCAATACCCGTGGTTTGCCTGGGCGGCTTTACCGTTGGGTTTGATGTTGATTGCTTGGCTTACCCGCCGCTATGCGCCTTACACTTCTGGCAGCGGGATTCCCCAAGTGCTGGCTTCGCTTTCGTTGCCTTATGGGGCCCAAAAAACCCGTTTGGTGCAGTTCGGGCGTACGCTTTTGAAAATCCCGTTGACTTTTTTCGGCATGCTTATCGGGGCGTCTATCGGCCGTGAAGGGCCTTCGGTTCAGGTTGGTGCGGCGGTAATGGCCGAATGGGGGCGTTGGTGCAAAAAGCGCAATCTGGCATTTAAAGGCTTGCAGGAAAACGATTTGCTGGCGGCGGGAGCGGCGGGCGGTTTGGCGGCGGCATTTAATGCGCCGCTTGCAGGGGTAGTGTTTGCGATTGAGGAGTTGGGGCGGGGTGTGATGCTCCGTTGGGAAAGGCAGATTTTTATCGGCATTCTGGCTTCGGGTTTCGTGTTGGTGGCATTGGAGGGGAATAACCCTTATTTCCGCGGATTCAGAGGGTTTGAGTTGCCCAATATGATTGTTTGGGTGCTTGGCTGTGCATTGGCGTGCGGTGTGGCGGGCGGCTTGTTTGCCCGCTTGCTTTCAAAAGGCGTGGATGCGGTAACGCCGGTGCGGATTCGCGGCTGGGTCAGAAAGCATCCTGTGATGCTTGCAGGGGTGATGGGTTTGCTTTTGGCTGCGGTGGGCACGCTTTATCAAGGCGAAACATTCGGCACGGGTTATCATCAGGCTTCGGATGCTTTGCGCGGTGTGTATGAAGCGCCGGCCGGTGTTGCGGCGGCTAAATGGGTGGCTACGGTTTTATCTTATTGGGCGGGCATTCCGGGCGGTATTTTTACGCCATGCCTCACAATCGGTGCTATGATAGGGCAGCACATTTCTGATTTATCCGGCATACAGATTGGCACGAATGTGGTGGTATTGATCTGTATGACGGCATTTTTGGCAGCCGCTACGCAATCGCCGCTCACTGCCAGCGTGGTGGTGATGGAAATGACCGGCAGCCAAAACTTGTTATTCTGGTTGCTGATAGGCTCGATTTTCGCTTCGCAAGTATCGCGCCAGTTCAGCCCCAAGCCGTTTTACCATTTGGCGGGCGCGCGTTACCGCCACCGCATTCAGGAAGCGTATGCGGCAGAACGTGCAGCCAAGTTGGCGCAAGCGGATGCTAACGATGAAAAACAACAAGGAGAAAAATAA